One window of Chryseobacterium indologenes genomic DNA carries:
- a CDS encoding SusC/RagA family TonB-linked outer membrane protein yields the protein MKKTLILLPLLAANIAMAQQKKTITGKIEDGNTSQVITGASIKIETQSVSTKTELEGIIESVSVGTVTDKDGKFILEIPADTKSVSVSYPGYESRVIQLNEGQTNYTIRLTSEVTDKNKIQEVIITGYQKIEKRKQTSAVSTVKMDNISQAGVASVDQMLAGQIAGVAVTPETGAPGSPAKIRIRGTASLSGPQDPLWVIDGLPLEGNDVPNFTDKDNIDQLQNFSIAGLNPNDIEDITILKDAAATAIYGARAANGVISITTKKGKKGSLKLNFSADTFVTSRPDFDKLNLLNASEKVDLELMLAKRADLTYRTDKGEVMRILTQNSQLDAFRNGGYDALNSFTRQQINGLRNNNTDWGKLLYRNAINKQYGLSVSGGSDRADYYFSLGYYDEEGTTIGTGFKRYNLTLKNNYKLSDKLNAGISIFGTQSERTSFVTDADASINPVNYSRNANPYMKPFNADGSYNYDRDMDGFEDRYIPFNFLEERENTNYSLKNNSLKAILDLEYKASKSLRFTSQLGIQYDANKTEKFAAENTYFTRKMKENTRYYKDGKYNYFLPAGAVKQNWDNDFFQYNWKLQAAYSTKINSKHEIDLMAGTEIRKTEDNTTITRAFGYDPTTRRATAIVFPNSSFAADKRYETYRENPPIENAYASMFATASYTYDQKYTFFGSVRYDGTNLFGVNKKYKYLPIWAVSGSWLVTKEDFMKNISAVSNLRLRASYGLQGNIDRNTSPFFIGEYNDATILPGMKEGIINVISPPNDKLRWEKTTNTNVGLDLGLFNNRISLTADVYSRKGTDMISMKETPLETGFEYTMMNWGSLTNKGFELALSTRNINHDNFKWTTTINFAHNKSTVLSEQPRDNSFLPSREGLPVNAVFALKTAGMDEHGNPLFWKGDQKISAVEFFKLYDVYADFLPGQLVDTKLSNAELRSLFTYVGDRDPKFTGGIINTFKVHDFDLTISTTFNLKQTVMRTPSYRGMELDRGRNYTRDIYEAGGSLPGITSPDMDANPDGWMANKWFAGNRSSAYNLLDIWAKEISYIRISSIRLGYTLPKEFTNPMGISSLRLSVEGRNLFVFSNGYKGYFDPETYGNIYAQPITKSVTVGFNVSF from the coding sequence ATGAAAAAAACTCTAATACTTTTACCTCTTTTGGCTGCTAATATAGCAATGGCCCAGCAAAAGAAAACCATCACCGGGAAAATAGAAGACGGAAATACTTCTCAGGTTATTACCGGTGCATCTATAAAAATAGAGACTCAGTCTGTCTCTACAAAAACAGAATTAGAAGGAATTATTGAAAGTGTATCAGTAGGTACAGTGACCGATAAGGACGGAAAATTTATATTAGAAATTCCTGCTGATACCAAATCTGTATCAGTAAGCTACCCGGGTTATGAATCCAGAGTCATTCAGTTGAATGAAGGACAGACCAATTATACAATAAGACTGACTTCTGAAGTTACAGACAAAAATAAAATCCAGGAAGTAATCATCACTGGATATCAGAAAATTGAAAAACGTAAGCAGACCTCAGCGGTTTCTACAGTAAAAATGGACAACATCAGCCAGGCTGGTGTTGCCAGTGTAGATCAGATGCTGGCAGGGCAGATTGCGGGTGTGGCAGTAACTCCTGAAACCGGTGCTCCGGGGAGTCCTGCAAAGATCAGAATCAGAGGTACAGCTTCTCTTTCAGGTCCTCAGGATCCGCTATGGGTAATTGACGGTCTTCCGTTAGAAGGAAATGATGTCCCGAACTTTACCGATAAAGACAACATTGACCAGCTTCAGAACTTCTCTATCGCAGGACTGAACCCTAACGATATTGAAGACATTACGATCCTTAAAGATGCGGCAGCAACGGCCATTTATGGGGCAAGAGCAGCCAATGGAGTAATTTCCATCACAACTAAAAAAGGGAAAAAAGGAAGTCTGAAGCTGAACTTCTCAGCAGATACTTTCGTTACCTCACGTCCTGATTTTGATAAACTGAACCTTTTAAATGCATCTGAAAAAGTAGACCTGGAACTGATGCTTGCCAAGCGTGCGGATCTTACTTACCGTACAGATAAAGGGGAAGTGATGAGAATTCTGACTCAGAATAGCCAGCTTGATGCTTTCAGAAACGGTGGTTATGATGCGCTGAATTCATTCACACGTCAACAAATAAATGGTTTAAGAAACAACAATACAGACTGGGGTAAACTGTTATACAGAAATGCCATCAACAAACAATATGGATTAAGTGTTTCCGGAGGAAGTGACCGTGCAGATTACTATTTCTCCCTGGGATACTATGATGAAGAAGGAACAACTATCGGGACAGGTTTTAAACGTTATAACCTGACTTTAAAAAACAACTACAAATTAAGCGATAAGTTAAATGCAGGAATCTCTATTTTCGGAACACAAAGTGAACGTACCTCTTTTGTAACGGATGCTGATGCTTCTATCAACCCTGTTAATTATTCAAGAAACGCCAATCCTTACATGAAGCCTTTCAATGCAGATGGAAGCTACAATTATGATAGAGATATGGATGGTTTTGAAGACCGCTATATTCCTTTCAACTTCCTTGAGGAAAGAGAAAATACAAACTATTCACTGAAAAATAACTCTTTGAAAGCGATTTTAGATTTAGAATATAAAGCTTCAAAAAGTTTAAGATTCACTTCTCAGTTAGGTATTCAGTATGATGCTAATAAAACAGAGAAATTTGCAGCGGAAAATACATACTTCACCAGAAAAATGAAAGAAAATACCCGTTATTATAAAGACGGTAAATACAATTATTTTCTTCCTGCAGGTGCGGTAAAACAAAACTGGGATAATGACTTCTTCCAATACAACTGGAAATTACAGGCGGCATACAGCACAAAGATCAATTCAAAGCATGAAATTGATTTGATGGCCGGAACAGAAATCCGTAAAACAGAAGACAATACTACCATTACCAGAGCTTTCGGATATGATCCAACCACAAGAAGAGCGACGGCAATTGTATTCCCGAATTCAAGTTTTGCAGCCGATAAGCGATATGAGACTTACCGTGAGAACCCGCCAATAGAAAATGCTTATGCTTCTATGTTTGCTACAGCATCCTATACCTACGATCAGAAATATACATTTTTCGGAAGTGTAAGATATGATGGTACGAACCTTTTCGGGGTCAATAAAAAGTATAAATATCTTCCGATCTGGGCTGTTTCAGGATCATGGCTGGTAACGAAGGAAGATTTTATGAAGAATATTTCTGCTGTATCTAACCTTAGACTGAGAGCTTCCTATGGTCTTCAGGGAAATATTGACCGTAACACTTCACCATTCTTCATTGGGGAATATAATGATGCAACAATTCTTCCAGGAATGAAAGAAGGAATCATCAACGTCATCAGCCCGCCAAACGATAAACTGAGATGGGAAAAAACAACCAACACAAACGTTGGTCTTGATTTAGGATTATTCAACAACCGTATTAGCCTTACCGCTGATGTTTACAGCAGAAAAGGAACAGACATGATCAGTATGAAAGAAACTCCTCTTGAAACAGGTTTCGAATATACGATGATGAACTGGGGAAGTTTGACCAATAAAGGTTTTGAACTGGCATTGTCTACAAGAAACATCAATCATGATAATTTCAAGTGGACAACTACCATCAACTTTGCTCATAATAAGAGTACAGTATTGAGCGAGCAGCCTCGTGACAACTCTTTCCTTCCTTCCAGAGAAGGACTTCCGGTAAATGCTGTTTTTGCATTAAAAACCGCAGGAATGGACGAGCACGGAAACCCATTGTTCTGGAAAGGAGACCAAAAAATATCGGCAGTAGAATTCTTTAAGCTATATGATGTATATGCAGATTTCCTTCCCGGACAGCTTGTAGATACAAAACTTTCCAACGCTGAGCTGAGAAGCCTGTTTACTTACGTAGGGGACAGAGATCCGAAGTTTACCGGAGGTATCATCAACACTTTTAAAGTGCATGATTTTGATCTTACCATTTCTACGACATTCAACCTGAAGCAGACCGTGATGAGAACACCTTCTTACCGTGGAATGGAGCTTGACAGAGGAAGAAATTATACAAGAGATATCTACGAAGCAGGAGGTTCGCTTCCGGGAATTACAAGCCCGGATATGGATGCTAATCCTGATGGATGGATGGCCAATAAATGGTTTGCAGGAAACCGTTCAAGTGCATACAATTTACTTGATATATGGGCGAAAGAGATCAGTTACATAAGAATCAGCAGTATCCGTTTAGGATATACACTTCCTAAAGAATTTACAAACCCTATGGGGATTTCCAGTCTGAGACTGAGTGTGGAAGGACGTAACCTGTTTGTATTCAGTAACGGGTACAAAGGATATTTTGATCCGGAAACCTACGGTAATATTTATGCACAGCCTATCACGAAATCAGTGACTGTAGGATTTAATGTTTCTTTTTAA
- a CDS encoding zinc-dependent metalloprotease, which yields MNRTILMKNYRLALYLGLAMASPMAIAQKKDKDTVKVNKEKTDKTETSSSKKTKKIEDLIKKGTYKKGLFNTIQVKTDIYFEIPDSLMGRQFLVVNKLSQVPMQVNEAGLNKGMNYENKVISFHRDPVAKKVWVKTVVPKVSSPKNDAITKSVKDNFSESVIEVFDIEAQNGDSTAVAIKVNKVFDGNQKSFNDVLANVGLGGSVKSSLSYIEGVKTFPKNLVVKSQLSTSVNEGGVDLPVTLGVTTNLVLLSKIPMKPRVADSRVGFFSEKHWSFNDNQQKMDEKFFITKWNLEPKDEDKEKYLRGELVEPKKPIVYYIDPATPKQWREKIIAGVHDWQAAFEQAGFKNAVIAKMPDEKDEDFDIDDVRYSVITYAASPKSNAMGPSVVDPRSGEIIEADIIWWHNVMTSLHDWMRIQTGPIDPKARGNKFSDEHMGEAIRFVSSHEVGHTFGLKHNMGASFAFPVESLRSKEFTDKMGGTAPSIMDYARYNYVAQPEDGVTAITPKIGLYDKYAIDWGYRWYPDEFVEKKALRNLIEKHEDDPMYFYGEQQSYLETIDPRSQSEDLGDDAMKASEYGMKNLKVVINNLLKWTYEDGKEYTDAGKLYMGVIGQWDLYTGHVMANVGGIYLNNTVFGNKKKAYEAVPAEIQTRAVDYLVKNAINLPEWLFFNPITEKTYPVKDSPMGPFEQTPYTMARGMQYANIYSLFMDDRLLRLLENELKHQMSGSKEEIYTVEKLFDQVRTAIFSKKGSLTMLEKMTQKNYVDALIVSVNKLFEKTAVKGLKVDDHLNIPTICNFHEDDHGLRNINYSSMKRVSEVTTYKRAELQKVLDLLNRTRYRGDDASRAHYTDLIIRIQEALNK from the coding sequence ATGAATCGGACTATTTTAATGAAGAATTACAGGCTGGCACTGTATCTTGGCCTTGCTATGGCTTCACCAATGGCAATAGCACAGAAAAAAGATAAAGATACGGTAAAGGTCAACAAAGAAAAAACGGATAAGACGGAAACTTCTTCCTCCAAGAAAACAAAAAAAATTGAAGATCTGATCAAAAAAGGAACCTATAAAAAAGGACTTTTTAATACGATTCAGGTTAAAACGGATATTTATTTTGAAATTCCTGACAGCTTGATGGGACGTCAGTTTTTGGTGGTGAACAAACTCTCTCAGGTACCCATGCAGGTGAATGAGGCAGGTTTGAACAAAGGAATGAATTATGAAAATAAGGTCATCTCTTTTCACCGTGATCCCGTAGCTAAAAAAGTATGGGTAAAAACGGTAGTTCCTAAAGTATCATCCCCAAAAAATGATGCGATTACAAAATCTGTGAAAGACAACTTTTCAGAATCTGTGATTGAAGTCTTTGATATTGAAGCACAAAATGGTGATTCTACAGCAGTAGCCATTAAAGTCAATAAAGTTTTTGACGGAAATCAAAAGAGCTTCAATGATGTTCTGGCTAATGTAGGATTGGGGGGATCTGTGAAATCAAGTCTTTCTTATATAGAAGGAGTGAAAACTTTCCCTAAGAATCTTGTGGTAAAGTCTCAATTGTCTACTTCTGTAAATGAAGGTGGGGTAGATCTGCCGGTAACCCTTGGTGTTACTACCAATCTGGTACTGCTTTCTAAAATACCGATGAAACCAAGAGTTGCAGATTCAAGAGTAGGATTTTTCTCCGAAAAGCACTGGTCGTTTAATGACAATCAGCAGAAAATGGATGAAAAATTCTTCATTACCAAATGGAACCTTGAACCAAAAGACGAGGATAAAGAAAAATATTTAAGAGGTGAGCTGGTAGAACCTAAGAAACCGATCGTTTATTATATCGATCCGGCTACCCCAAAACAATGGCGTGAGAAAATCATTGCCGGAGTACATGACTGGCAGGCGGCGTTTGAGCAGGCAGGATTCAAAAATGCAGTGATTGCGAAAATGCCGGATGAAAAAGATGAAGATTTTGATATTGATGATGTAAGATATTCTGTAATTACTTACGCCGCTTCGCCAAAGTCAAATGCCATGGGACCCTCTGTGGTAGATCCGAGAAGTGGGGAAATTATCGAGGCCGATATTATCTGGTGGCACAATGTAATGACTTCTCTTCATGACTGGATGAGAATTCAGACAGGACCTATCGACCCGAAAGCGAGAGGGAATAAATTCAGTGATGAACACATGGGTGAGGCAATCCGTTTTGTTTCATCTCATGAGGTAGGACACACTTTTGGACTGAAGCACAATATGGGAGCTTCATTTGCCTTCCCTGTAGAGTCGCTTCGTTCAAAAGAATTTACAGACAAAATGGGTGGTACAGCGCCTTCCATTATGGATTATGCGCGTTACAATTACGTAGCTCAGCCGGAAGATGGGGTTACAGCCATCACTCCGAAAATTGGCCTTTATGACAAATATGCTATAGACTGGGGCTACCGTTGGTATCCTGATGAATTTGTTGAGAAAAAAGCGCTGAGAAACCTAATTGAAAAACATGAGGATGATCCGATGTATTTCTACGGTGAGCAGCAGAGCTACCTGGAAACAATCGATCCGCGTTCGCAGTCTGAAGATTTAGGAGATGATGCTATGAAAGCCAGTGAGTATGGGATGAAAAACCTGAAAGTGGTTATCAACAATCTTTTAAAATGGACGTATGAAGACGGTAAAGAATATACAGATGCCGGAAAACTGTATATGGGAGTTATCGGACAGTGGGATCTGTATACAGGTCATGTGATGGCAAATGTTGGAGGGATTTATCTGAATAATACAGTTTTTGGCAACAAAAAGAAAGCCTACGAAGCTGTTCCTGCTGAAATACAGACAAGAGCTGTTGATTATCTTGTTAAAAATGCAATCAACCTTCCGGAATGGTTATTCTTTAATCCGATTACAGAAAAAACGTATCCGGTAAAAGATTCACCAATGGGACCATTCGAGCAGACACCGTATACCATGGCAAGAGGAATGCAGTATGCGAATATCTATTCCCTTTTTATGGATGACAGATTGTTGAGATTGCTTGAAAATGAGCTGAAACATCAGATGTCAGGTTCAAAAGAAGAGATCTACACCGTTGAGAAATTATTTGATCAGGTAAGAACGGCCATTTTCAGTAAAAAAGGAAGCCTGACAATGCTTGAAAAAATGACTCAGAAAAACTATGTAGATGCCCTGATTGTTTCGGTGAATAAATTATTTGAAAAAACAGCGGTAAAAGGATTGAAAGTCGATGATCATCTGAACATCCCAACCATCTGTAATTTCCATGAAGATGATCACGGTCTTAGGAATATTAATTATTCATCCATGAAAAGAGTATCTGAAGTCACTACTTACAAAAGGGCGGAACTTCAGAAGGTTCTGGACTTACTGAACAGAACAAGATACAGAGGTGATGATGCTTCCAGAGCGCATTACACAGATTTAATCATTCGTATACAAGAGGCTTTAAACAAATAA
- a CDS encoding RagB/SusD family nutrient uptake outer membrane protein, whose amino-acid sequence MRKITTIIALAAISFINIGCDRFLDIQPEGKIIPVTTEDYRKVLTSAYSKYPVHKSLVALRTDETSLDDNGVDFISYREIAMWKDSNYDATSAELPWLSFYSVNFYLNQIINEGSKTMKDSPEKNQILAEAYALRAYLYFDMVNLYGKPYNSATASTDRGVPINLEIDLEQVLKPSSVLEVYNQVHSDLKKAEDLMVEQKQPLGVNYRFSKTALLAFEARTALYEGDWNKALNYADQVLAVKGDLSNLNTVNTPPNHYASPESIMALDNTWDNSIKVLSFASPELISSYNTSADKRFGMYFEKNGSKYKVIKGGSLEFKVSFRTAEQYFIKAEALLKLNKLTEAKETLLKVLKNRYTPDGYTSVQNAVNSMDSTAFMNFILDERFREFALEGQRWFDLRRANQKKITHTISGKEYILQQNDPRYTIEYPMSAKKNNPNL is encoded by the coding sequence ATGAGAAAAATTACAACAATCATAGCACTTGCTGCAATCAGCTTTATCAATATCGGATGTGACAGATTTCTGGATATTCAGCCTGAAGGGAAAATTATTCCTGTTACTACTGAAGATTACAGAAAAGTCCTTACATCTGCGTATTCAAAATATCCTGTCCACAAATCTCTGGTAGCCCTTCGTACCGATGAGACAAGTCTTGATGACAATGGAGTAGATTTTATTTCTTATCGTGAAATTGCGATGTGGAAGGATTCCAACTATGACGCTACATCTGCGGAGCTTCCTTGGTTAAGCTTTTATTCCGTGAACTTCTACCTGAACCAGATTATCAATGAAGGAAGCAAAACGATGAAGGATTCTCCGGAGAAGAATCAGATTTTGGCAGAAGCATATGCTCTTCGTGCTTATCTGTACTTTGATATGGTAAATTTATATGGAAAACCATACAACAGTGCTACAGCTTCTACAGACAGAGGAGTTCCTATTAATCTTGAAATTGATCTTGAGCAGGTATTGAAGCCATCTTCCGTCCTGGAAGTGTACAATCAGGTTCATTCAGATCTTAAAAAAGCTGAGGATTTGATGGTTGAGCAGAAGCAGCCGCTGGGAGTCAATTACAGGTTCTCAAAAACCGCATTGCTGGCTTTTGAAGCAAGAACAGCTTTGTATGAAGGAGACTGGAATAAAGCTTTAAACTATGCAGATCAGGTGCTGGCAGTGAAAGGAGATTTGAGCAATTTGAATACAGTAAATACTCCGCCCAATCATTATGCTTCCCCGGAATCTATCATGGCGTTGGACAATACATGGGATAACTCTATAAAGGTCTTATCTTTTGCATCTCCGGAATTGATTTCTTCATACAATACTTCTGCAGATAAAAGGTTTGGCATGTATTTTGAGAAAAATGGTAGTAAGTATAAAGTTATTAAAGGAGGAAGCTTAGAGTTCAAAGTGTCTTTCAGAACAGCGGAGCAGTACTTTATAAAAGCCGAAGCATTATTAAAGCTGAATAAACTGACTGAAGCTAAAGAAACACTTCTGAAAGTTTTAAAAAACAGATACACTCCGGATGGATATACTTCAGTTCAAAATGCGGTAAATTCAATGGATTCTACAGCCTTTATGAACTTTATCCTGGATGAAAGATTCAGAGAATTTGCTTTGGAAGGACAGAGATGGTTCGACTTAAGAAGAGCAAATCAGAAAAAAATAACCCACACCATCAGTGGCAAGGAATATATTCTTCAGCAGAATGATCCGCGCTATACCATTGAATATCCAATGAGCGCGAAGAAGAATAATCCTAATCTATAG